The Rothia sp. SD9660Na DNA segment GAGGAGCTGGCTAAGCTGCCGCGTGGTGTCGTTGTTGTTTCGGGTACGAACGGTAAGACGACCACCACTAAGATGGTGGTGCAGCTGCTGGAAGCCCAGGGCCTGAAGGTCTTTACCAACCGCACCGGGTCGAACTTCGTGCGGGGTGTGGCTGCTGCTCTGCTGGGTGATATGAACCTGGCTGGCAAGCTGGATGCAGACATCGCTGTGCTTGAGCTGGATGAAGCCCACGCCGTTCATTTTGTGCGTAAGGTCAAGCCTAACTATGCGCTCCTGCTCAACGTCTTGCGTGATCAGCTGGATCGTTTCGGTGAGATTGACACAACCCGCCGTATGCTGGCTACTGTCGCCGGTGCAACCACGGGCACAGTCGTGCTCAACCGCGAGGACCCGCGCATTCGCTCTTTGGCTCAAAATATTCAGCCTGGCACTCAGGTCAGCTATTTTGGTCTATCCGAGAAGCTGCGTGCCCTCTTCCCCTCCGACGACGATTTGCGCACCAGCCCCGAGGGGGCCGAGCGCGCGGACGCCGGTCTTCTGGCACCAGAGCTGCCGGCGGCGTCCGTCCTGCTCAAGGACTTCAAGGGAACCGCCGCCACCTTTGATGTTGCAGGCAAGGAGCTGGCGGGCACCATTAACCTCTACGGTGTCTACAACATCTTTAACGCTGCGGCAGCAATGGCCCTGACTCGCGAGGTTATGGGAGATGCTCTCAACGAGACTAAACTTCTGGCTGAACTTGAGCATATTGCCCCGGCTTTTGGCCGCGGTGAAACCCTCAACGTTAACGGCCAGACCCTGCAGCTACTTCTGGTGAAGAACCCCAGCGGGTTCCGCCTGTCGCTGGCGTCCGCCGATGCCAAGGACTACGCCACCATGATCACCATCAACGACGCCTACGCCGACGGCCGCGACGTTTCCTGGCTCTGGGACGTCGACTTCCACTCCCTAACCCAGGGCGGCGTCACCATGGTATCGGGCGTGCGCGCCTACGACATGGCCCTGCGCCTGCAGCACGACGATGTTTATGTAGAAAACATCAACGAGGACCTCGAAGAAGCCCTGGCCACCTTTATTGCCAAGTCAGAGGGTCGCCCCATGCGCATCTTCTGCACCTACACCGCAATGCTGGCCATCCGTAAGGAACTGGCAAAAATCACCGATGTGGAGGAAATCTAATGAGCGATTTTGAGAACGCACCGGTCGAAGCGGGCGAGCAGATTATCACCCAGACCGGCAACAACAAGAGCCTGAAAATTGTGCAGCTCTACCCCAAAGACATGAACATCTACGGGGACTGGGGCAACACCCTGTCGCTCTCCCGCCGGGCCCAGGCCCACGGTTTCACCACCGAAATCGTTGACTACAACCCCGGTGATGAATTCCCGCTCGATGGCGATATCTTTGTGGGTGGCGGTGGCCAGGATTCAGGCCAGTCCGTCATCCAAGATGACCTACTGGCTAACGCTGAAACCCTGCGCATGCTGGCAGAA contains these protein-coding regions:
- a CDS encoding Mur ligase family protein, yielding MVTMSRPVVRLVGQGIRYATKLRGGGSAFPGLVMEKLHPNFVAEELAKLPRGVVVVSGTNGKTTTTKMVVQLLEAQGLKVFTNRTGSNFVRGVAAALLGDMNLAGKLDADIAVLELDEAHAVHFVRKVKPNYALLLNVLRDQLDRFGEIDTTRRMLATVAGATTGTVVLNREDPRIRSLAQNIQPGTQVSYFGLSEKLRALFPSDDDLRTSPEGAERADAGLLAPELPAASVLLKDFKGTAATFDVAGKELAGTINLYGVYNIFNAAAAMALTREVMGDALNETKLLAELEHIAPAFGRGETLNVNGQTLQLLLVKNPSGFRLSLASADAKDYATMITINDAYADGRDVSWLWDVDFHSLTQGGVTMVSGVRAYDMALRLQHDDVYVENINEDLEEALATFIAKSEGRPMRIFCTYTAMLAIRKELAKITDVEEI